A portion of the Drosophila sechellia strain sech25 chromosome 2R, ASM438219v1, whole genome shotgun sequence genome contains these proteins:
- the LOC6610056 gene encoding dehydrogenase/reductase SDR family member on chromosome X — MLGTLLWIFFVGLLLCAFLFSKTTKEFPKSWFEWKTEFRYQYLGIVGLVHDAQYKARDRVALYKQPDRIAVITGGNRGIGLRIVEKLLACDMTVVMGVRDPKSAETAVASIVDLKTTKGKLICEQLDVGDLKSVKAFAQLIKERYSKVDLLLNNAGIMFAPFKLTADGYESHFAINFLGHFLLTHLLLPQLRAAGKEGRNSRIVNVSSCVNLIGRINYKDINGTKHYYPGTAYSQSKLAQILFTRHLQTLLDAEKSHVQVNVVHPGIVDTDLFEHSATTSVPIFKKLFFKTPERGSRTVVFAAIDPTIEGQGGTYLSNGGKGPFHPDAKKPVKCEQLFQFSCDLLKIQQYGNGEY; from the exons ATGTTGGGAACTTTGCTGTGGATTTTCTTCGTCGGCCTGCTGCTGTGCGCGTTCCTCTTTTCGAAGACCACCAAGGAGTTCCCGAAGTCCTGGTTCGAGTGGAAGACTGAGTTTCGGTATCAGTACCTGGGAATCGTCGGGCTCGTCCACGATGCCCAGTATAAAGCACGGGATCGAGTGG CACTTTATAAACAACCGGACCGCATTGCTGTCATCACCGGAGGTAATCGCGGCATCGGACTGCGGATCGTGGAGAAGCTGCTGGCCTGCGACATGACTGTCGTCATGG GCGTTCGTGATCCCAAAAGTGCTGAAACCGCAGTTGCATCCATAGTGGACCTAAAAACTACCAAGGGCAAGCTCATCTGCGAGCAACTGGATGTTGGGGATCTGAAATCCGTAAAGGCCTTTGCCCAGCTCATcaaggagcggtattcaaaaGTGGATTTGTTGCTGAACAATGCTGGCATCATGTTTGCGCCCTTCAAACTAACCGCCGATGGCTACGAGTCTCACTTTGCCATCAACTTCCTGGGCCACTTTCTGCTCACCCACCTGCTCCTGCCTCAATTGAGGGCGGCAGGCAAGGAGGGAAGGAACTCCAGGATCGTGAACGTCAGCTCCTGCGTGAATCTCATTGGACGCATCAACTATAAGGACATCAACGGAAC GAAACACTATTATCCGGGAACCGCCTACAGCCAGTCTAAGCTTGCTCAAATCTTGTTCACCCGCCATCTGCAGACACTGCTCGATGCGGAAAAGTCGCACGTGCAGGTCAACGTAGTGCATCCGGGCATTGTTGACACGGATCTGTTCGAGCACTCGGCCACCACATCGGTGCCCATCTTTAAGAAGCTATTCTTCAAGACCCCGGAACGGGGATCCCGCACGGTGGTCTTCGCTGCCATTGATCCCACCATCGAGGGTCAGGGTGGCACTTACCTCTCCAACGGCGGAAAGGGACCTTTCCATCCGGATGCCAAGAAGCCGGTCAAGTGCGAGCAGCTTTTCCAGTTCTCCTGCGACCTGCTGAAGATCCAGCAGTACGGAAATGGCGAATACTAA
- the LOC6610057 gene encoding uncharacterized protein LOC6610057, producing MGLGLTTTRSDLSATEHPTAHGTGAIRRTPSTSSEEEEEEEDLEDHELVPSPDLTSVDRSERYSDIRQLLARQQPVAAALEGISGAQWIVGDGYDLEAFNQVNGVWPLGHPLPLPDWSSSESAGKGTLIFDNVWQYEELNGIVETTLQRMLEETHYNTVNLFVDFYRSFKRTRRSDLRSFFQFYDVPINRRHHMCVSLAFEIMARMVQMFPVLANYLYVVSCEEQVMDCNDYVQLDEECGLNSVDAGVEKEHVMVAMRIAIGERRGVMILDPGYHVSRAVTVMQDQSYPHTGWFTQSKEPHLQRDYCYAYSQQNVKFVEWKEREIRGEDTSYKTSLIYVAQEYITAIDVTVRRNLVYNFRSLLSRDAKGQVYAGIYFPLVANGQEAYLTIFYDGPNEQRVRTKLMFSAFKVGKGKLPDYVGQHLSRLAPQLKMPLPELTELCKSLAEVVTDQSFISQVLAINDDIGNMSVEN from the exons atgggattgggattgaCTACGACGCGATCTGATTTATCCGCAACTGAGCACCCAACTGCACATGGCACTGGCGCCATCCGTCGCACACCCTCCACCTccagcgaggaggaggaggaggaggaggacctCGAGGACCACGAGCTGGTGCCTTCGCCCGATCTGACATCGGTGGATAGATCGGAGCGTTACTCCGACATCAGGCAGCTGCTGGCCAGACAGCAGCCCGTCGCAGCCGCGCTGGAGGGCATCTCCGGCGCCCAATGGATAGTGGGCGACGGCTACGACCTGGAGGCCTTCAACCAGGTGAACGGAGTGTGGCCCCTGGGTCATCCGCTGCCGCTGCCCGACTggtcgagctcggagtccgctGGCAAGGGCACCCTGATCTTCGACAACGTCTGGCAGTATGAGGAACTGAACGGAATAGTGGAGACCACGCTGCAGCGAATGCTGGAGGAGACGCACTACAATACGGTCAACCTCTTCGTCGACTTCTATCGCAGCTTCAAGCGCACCCGTCGCTCCGATCTGCGCAGCTTCTTCCAGTTCTACGATGTGCCCATCAACAGACGCCATCACATGTGCGTCTCGCTGGCGTTCGAGATCATGGCCAGGATGGTGCAGATGTTCCCGGTGCTGGCCAACTACCTGTACGTTGTGTCCTGCGAGGAGCAAGTGATGGACTGTAACGACTACGTTCAGCTGGACGAGGAGTGCGGCCTGAATTCGGTGGACGCGGGTGTGGAGAAGGAGCACGTCATGGTGGCCATGCGCATTGCCATCGGCGAGCGACGGGGTGTGATGATCCTGGACCCAGGTTACCATGTCAGCCGGGCGGTGACTGTTATGCAGGATCAGAGCTATCCGCACACTG GCTGGTTCACGCAATCCAAGGAGCCGCATCTGCAGCGTGATTATTGCTATGCCTACAGTCAGCAGAATGTCAAATTCGTGGAGTGGAAGGAGCGCGAGATCCGTGGCGAGGATACCAGCTACAAGACATCGCTGATCTACGTGGCCCAGGAGTACATCACGGCCATCGACGTGACCGTGCGCCGCAATCTGGTGTACAACTTCCGGTCGCTGCTCTCGCGGGACGCCAAGGGTCAGGTCTATGCGGGCATCTACTTCCCGCTGGTGGCCAATGGCCAGGAGGCCTACCTCACCATCTTCTACGACGGACCCAATGAGCAGCGAGTGCGGACGAAGCTGATGTTCAGCGCGTTTAAAGTGGGCAAGGGAAAG CTGCCGGACTATGTGGGTCAACATCTTAGCAGGCTGGCTCCGCAATTGAAGATGCCGCTGCCGGAACTGACCGAACTGTGCAAATCCCTCGCCGAGGTGGTCACCGACCAGAGCTTCATCAGCCAGGTGCTGGCCATAAACGATGACATCGGCAACATGTCCGTGGAGAATTGA
- the LOC6610058 gene encoding uncharacterized protein LOC6610058, which yields MSTRIWSHSAVRLALLAMAILASVGQATDRSEGRSVRRYSYADTSWPRRQLDSERRDEMRLRDMAPSEQRYFTDPELLFQRLDDMEQKLGIPEEMAGGKVKPEHYLVGPKNVAAQLLKENLYKFPIDEGASGRGMHDACLGKEDGDDPFESLAMMNFNEHMKERKSDRELERVLGGYINNQQLDGKPAVATANLLAKVISSKVDQPRKSGTCRGTTTRSHVPTTRSTTTHRTTLSTTTRSPTTFCLPEPSSDPPLKPQPTPSPTPRPSPLAPSRPPTTRKPSAQRIKPSKCLISTKSQKPGSAKVLLEIILATKQHALSVLKNLNYLEMELLSRSTDDVVSENQVKEKEPQTKTSERIDKPEPRPPSRVFSFGIRPASQKETLYDLAMAKEEEMKLQDRVWEEHQQQMRLRRPMKPKRYEVAPAAAARLEPFQEPRKPLKFLNSMQPFTPLEPETSVDNRRINLEALSVVVKPMSSFPRKDSVSASTRAQINAVQLEGTSDDELHPMHAFELRPRKKKKHKFYSMEKQTQAKKLPIADVIY from the coding sequence ATGTCAACGCGGATTTGGAGCCACAGCGCAGTCCGACTTGCATTACTGGCAATGGCAATCCTGGCGAGCGTTGGGCAAGCGACCGACCGATCCGAAGGAAGATCAGTACGCAGGTACTCATATGCGGATACCTCGTGGCCCAGGCGGCAGTTAGACAGCGAGCGAAGGGATGAGATGAGACTTAGGGACATGGCGCCTTCGGAGCAGCGGTACTTCACCGATCCGGAACTGCTCTTCCAGCGGCTGGACGACATGGAGCAGAAACTGGGGATTCCTGAAGAAATGGCTGGTGGCAAGGTGAAACCGGAACACTATCTTGTTGGTCCCAAGAATGTTGCCGCCCAGCTGCTCAAAGAGAACTTGTACAAATTTCCGATAGATGAGGGCGCCAGTGGACGGGGAATGCACGATGCTTGTCTGGGTAAGGAGGACGGGGATGATCCCTTCGAGTCCCTGGCCATGATGAACTTCAATGAGCATATGAAGGAGCGTAAGTCCGATCGTGAGCTTGAGAGGGTGCTGGGTGGCTACATAAACAACCAGCAGCTGGATGGAAAACCAGCTGTGGCAACAGCCAATCTGCTGGCGAAGGTCATTAGCTCCAAGGTCGATCAGCCCAGGAAGTCTGGGACTTGTCGTGGCACCACGACTCGATCCCACGTGCCCACCACAAGGAGCACGACGACTCATCGGACGACCCTTAGTACCACAACGCGCAGTCCCACCACTTTCTGCCTCCCGGAACCCTCATCCGATCCTCCGCTCAAGCCGCAACCCACACCTTCACCAACACCTCGTCCTTCGCCTCTCGCACCTTCGCGCCCACCAACGACGCGAAAACCATCTGCTCAAAGGATTAAGCCCAGTAAGTGCCTCATATCGACGAAATCTCAGAAGCCAGGAAGTGCCAAGGTGCTGCTGGAAATCATTTTGGCCACCAAGCAGCATGCCCTGTCGGTGCTTAAGAATCTCAACTACCTGGAAATGGAACTGCTGAGTCGCTCAACGGACGACGTTGTATCGGAAAACCAAGTTAAGGAGAAAGAACCACAGACAAAGACGAGTGAACGTATCGACAAGCCCGAGCCAAGGCCACCATCTAGGGTCTTTTCCTTTGGAATTCGACCTGCCAGCCAGAAAGAGACCTTGTACGACTTGGCAATGGCCAAGGAGGAGGAAATGAAGCTGCAGGATCGGGTGTGGGaggagcaccagcagcagatGAGGCTAAGGAGGCCAATGAAGCCAAAGAGGTATGAGGTTGCTCCGGCGGCTGCTGCACGCCTCGAACCTTTTCAGGAGCCTCGAAAGCCACTGAAGTTCCTAAATTCCATGCAGCCTTTTACTCCTTTGGAACCAGAAACTTCCGTCGATAACAGACGCATCAATCTGGAAGCCTTGAGCGTGGTAGTCAAACCAATGTCCTCCTTTCCCAGAAAGGATTCTGTTAGCGCGTCGACACGGGCACAAATTAATGCCGTTCAATTGGAGGGCACAAGCGATGATGAACTGCATCCAATGCATGCATTTGAATTGAGGCCAAGGAAGAAGAAAAAACACAAGTTTTACTCTATGGAAAAGCAGACACAGGCTAAAAAGCTACCCATTGCAGACGttatttattaa